A window of the Sandaracinaceae bacterium genome harbors these coding sequences:
- the maf gene encoding septum formation protein Maf, giving the protein MSRTGTNTGDAGTNPDTALANATVDPAPRLVVATTSPYRLELIARLGVPYVAVAHRCDEDAFKGRGTRPTDLAMQLARKKAESVALDHPGAFVLGSDQVCVFGEEILSKPGTAARAEAQLARLQGTTHELVTAVALRHPDGQVRERLSVHPMTMRALSAAAIARYVAADQPLDCAGSYKVEGRGITLFERIGGDDFTGIIGLPLIALTDLLGDAGFEVP; this is encoded by the coding sequence ATGAGTCGCACCGGCACGAACACGGGCGACGCGGGTACGAACCCGGACACGGCGCTCGCGAACGCGACCGTCGACCCCGCGCCGAGGCTCGTCGTGGCGACCACCTCGCCGTACCGGCTCGAGCTGATCGCGCGGCTGGGCGTGCCGTACGTGGCGGTGGCCCACCGCTGCGACGAGGACGCCTTCAAGGGCCGCGGAACCCGGCCCACCGACCTGGCGATGCAGCTGGCGCGCAAAAAGGCCGAGAGCGTGGCCTTGGACCACCCGGGCGCGTTCGTGCTCGGGTCGGACCAGGTGTGCGTGTTCGGCGAGGAGATCCTCAGCAAGCCGGGGACCGCCGCGCGGGCGGAGGCGCAGCTCGCGCGGCTGCAGGGCACCACCCACGAGCTCGTCACCGCGGTGGCCCTGCGACACCCCGATGGCCAAGTGCGCGAGCGTCTCTCGGTGCACCCCATGACCATGCGCGCGCTCTCGGCGGCCGCCATCGCGCGCTACGTCGCCGCAGACCAGCCCCTCGACTGCGCGGGCAGCTACAAGGTGGAGGGGCGCGGCATCACGCTCTTCGAGCGCATCGGTGGGGACGACTTCACGGGCATCATCGGGCTCCCGCTCATCGCGCTGACCGACCTCCTGGGCGACGCCGGTTTCGAGGTGCCGTAG
- a CDS encoding DNA adenine methylase: MGSVVPARPLRDLPRPSPFIKWVGGKGRLMGQLEPLLPPGVARMRHVEPFVGGGAMFFARQPQRAALSDINPDLVHVYRSIRDDVEGVIRSLAPLAAAGHAPDTYYRVRERYNAGEGHKQPLRAAMFIYLNKTCFNGLHRVNQRGEFNVPAGKYKNPTILDASGLRSASAALAHADVRQAGFEELLDRARPGDFVYFDPPYEPVSTTASFTSYARDGFTQADQTRLRDVFKELHRRGAKLMLSNSDVPFIRELYADFHISTIEAPRAINSNGLRRGKVSEVVVRNYA, encoded by the coding sequence ATGGGTTCGGTCGTCCCGGCCCGTCCGCTGCGCGACCTACCGCGCCCCTCACCCTTCATCAAGTGGGTGGGTGGCAAGGGGCGCCTGATGGGGCAGCTGGAGCCGCTGCTGCCCCCGGGCGTGGCGCGCATGCGGCATGTGGAGCCCTTCGTCGGCGGGGGCGCGATGTTCTTCGCCCGGCAGCCGCAGCGGGCCGCGCTGAGCGACATCAACCCCGACCTGGTGCACGTCTACCGCTCCATCCGCGACGACGTGGAAGGCGTCATCCGTTCCCTCGCGCCGCTGGCGGCCGCGGGGCACGCGCCCGACACCTACTACCGCGTGCGCGAGCGCTACAACGCAGGCGAGGGCCACAAGCAGCCGCTGCGCGCGGCCATGTTCATCTACCTGAACAAGACCTGCTTCAACGGGCTGCACCGCGTGAACCAACGCGGCGAGTTCAACGTGCCCGCGGGCAAGTACAAGAACCCCACCATCCTCGACGCGAGCGGGCTGCGCAGCGCGAGCGCCGCGCTGGCTCACGCCGACGTGCGCCAGGCTGGCTTCGAGGAGCTGCTCGACCGCGCGCGCCCGGGTGACTTCGTCTACTTCGACCCGCCCTACGAGCCCGTCTCCACCACCGCCAGCTTCACCAGCTACGCGCGCGACGGCTTCACCCAAGCGGACCAGACGCGCCTGCGCGACGTGTTCAAGGAGCTGCACCGTCGCGGGGCCAAGCTGATGCTCAGCAACAGCGACGTGCCGTTCATCCGCGAGCTGTACGCGGACTTCCACATCAGCACCATCGAGGCTCCGCGCGCGATCAACTCGAACGGGCTGCGCCGCGGCAAGGTCAGCGAGGTGGTCGTGCGCAACTACGCTTGA
- a CDS encoding aldehyde dehydrogenase family protein: MTNSARFVVVSPADDSVVYEGSLATAAELDGALSRAVKAQRAWGASPLAARVEAVLRFLSDVEAEKDDAARELMLQMGRPISQAPSELAGFLDRGRTMARLAEEALADYVPPAKDGFTRAIQRVPVGVVLVLAPWNYPWLTAVNAVVPALLAGNAVLLKHAEQTPLVAERMSASALRAGLPEGVLQHIHMSHEVTANAVRDARVGAVAFTGSVEGGHAISRAAAGRFISVGYELGGKDAAYVCEDTDVAKAAANVMDGAMYNAGQSCCAVERVYVHEKVLDAFLEASVAEVRALRLGDPREAATNLGPLVRARNAAVVRAQLEQAYGAGARGLVGGSAEGLPSQYVAPEVVVGVTQELDLMSAETFGPVVGVMPVGSDEEAVARINDSAYGLTASLWTPDLERAQQLAAQLDVGTVFMNRCDYLDPELAWVGVRDSGRGCTLSRFGFDGFTRLKSLHLRHAIP; encoded by the coding sequence ATGACGAACAGCGCGCGCTTCGTGGTCGTGTCCCCCGCCGATGACTCCGTGGTGTACGAAGGGAGCCTCGCGACTGCGGCGGAGCTGGACGGGGCGCTGTCTCGCGCCGTTAAGGCGCAGCGCGCGTGGGGGGCGTCGCCCCTCGCTGCGCGGGTGGAGGCCGTGTTGCGCTTCTTGTCCGACGTGGAGGCGGAGAAGGATGACGCCGCGCGCGAGCTGATGCTGCAGATGGGGCGCCCCATCAGCCAGGCGCCGTCCGAGCTGGCAGGGTTCTTGGACCGTGGGCGCACGATGGCGCGCCTCGCCGAGGAGGCCTTGGCCGACTACGTGCCCCCGGCGAAGGATGGCTTCACCCGTGCCATTCAGCGCGTCCCCGTGGGCGTGGTGCTGGTGCTGGCCCCCTGGAACTACCCCTGGCTCACCGCCGTGAACGCTGTGGTGCCCGCGCTGTTGGCCGGCAACGCCGTGCTGCTGAAGCACGCCGAGCAGACGCCGTTGGTGGCCGAGCGCATGAGCGCGAGCGCGCTGCGGGCGGGGCTCCCCGAAGGGGTGCTGCAGCACATCCACATGAGCCACGAGGTCACGGCGAACGCGGTCCGCGACGCGCGTGTCGGGGCGGTGGCGTTCACTGGCTCGGTCGAGGGCGGCCACGCCATCTCGCGCGCCGCGGCGGGGCGCTTCATCTCGGTGGGCTACGAGCTGGGCGGCAAGGACGCGGCCTACGTCTGCGAGGACACGGACGTGGCCAAGGCGGCGGCCAACGTGATGGACGGGGCGATGTACAACGCGGGGCAGTCGTGCTGTGCCGTCGAGCGTGTGTACGTGCACGAGAAGGTGCTCGACGCGTTCCTGGAGGCCTCCGTCGCAGAGGTGCGCGCGCTGCGCCTGGGCGACCCGCGGGAGGCCGCGACGAACCTCGGGCCCCTCGTGCGCGCCCGCAACGCGGCCGTCGTGCGCGCGCAGCTGGAGCAGGCCTACGGCGCCGGCGCGCGCGGGTTGGTCGGAGGGAGCGCGGAGGGGCTGCCCTCGCAGTACGTCGCGCCCGAGGTCGTGGTGGGGGTCACTCAGGAGCTCGACCTGATGAGCGCCGAGACCTTCGGACCCGTGGTGGGCGTCATGCCCGTGGGCTCCGACGAGGAGGCCGTCGCGCGCATCAACGACAGTGCCTACGGGCTGACGGCGTCGCTCTGGACCCCCGACCTCGAGCGCGCCCAGCAGCTCGCCGCGCAGCTGGACGTGGGCACCGTGTTCATGAACCGCTGCGACTACCTGGACCCCGAGCTGGCGTGGGTGGGCGTGCGTGACTCGGGGCGCGGCTGCACCCTGTCGCGCTTTGGCTTCGACGGCTTCACGCGGCTCAAGAGCTTGCACCTGCGGCACGCCATCCCATGA
- a CDS encoding PEGA domain-containing protein, with protein sequence MCRELWWVALVTSGMVLTYGRPVARAQAPGGDDGPAAEGVLAPEGIEAPPPNPALEEARARIATGEELFERGNYNAALAEFERAGELLSDHPLHYLVLYNIGKCYEQLFQYGRAMEFYRRYLDEGGAEEADASEVRAKIQVLQGLLGTIEITVNVEHFEVWIDGQRVGEDERRFMVPGGTHQIEVRSAGHEAGREEVQLPARETRSVDFELHALAQEYGGVSPALFWSASGVAAASLVGGIALAGVVRGRRNRVDDANAIGGATAVAIATREERDKIRGLSIGADVMFGGALVFGVTALVLAFTTDWGDDEATATESARVRLRFDGGVDRNGFDFRLQGAF encoded by the coding sequence ATGTGTCGAGAACTTTGGTGGGTGGCCCTCGTGACCTCGGGCATGGTGTTGACCTACGGACGACCTGTCGCGCGGGCGCAGGCTCCGGGTGGAGACGACGGGCCCGCCGCGGAAGGGGTCCTGGCGCCCGAAGGCATCGAAGCCCCGCCCCCCAACCCCGCGCTGGAAGAGGCGCGCGCCCGCATCGCCACCGGCGAGGAGCTGTTCGAGCGCGGCAACTACAACGCCGCGCTGGCCGAGTTCGAGCGCGCGGGCGAGCTGCTGTCCGACCACCCGCTGCACTACTTGGTGCTCTACAACATCGGCAAGTGTTACGAGCAGCTGTTCCAGTACGGGCGCGCGATGGAGTTCTATCGGCGCTACCTGGACGAGGGGGGCGCCGAAGAAGCCGACGCGAGCGAGGTCCGTGCCAAGATCCAGGTGCTTCAGGGGTTGCTCGGGACGATCGAGATCACCGTCAACGTGGAGCACTTCGAGGTGTGGATCGACGGTCAACGCGTCGGCGAGGACGAGCGTCGCTTCATGGTCCCGGGGGGCACGCACCAGATCGAGGTGCGCTCGGCGGGACACGAGGCCGGGCGCGAAGAGGTCCAGCTGCCCGCGCGCGAGACCCGCAGTGTCGACTTCGAACTGCACGCGCTGGCGCAGGAGTACGGCGGCGTGAGCCCGGCCCTCTTCTGGTCGGCCTCCGGTGTGGCTGCGGCCAGCCTGGTCGGGGGCATCGCGCTCGCTGGCGTGGTGCGCGGCCGGCGCAACCGCGTGGACGACGCGAACGCCATCGGCGGTGCGACCGCGGTCGCCATCGCCACACGGGAAGAGCGCGACAAGATCCGCGGGCTCTCCATCGGCGCAGACGTCATGTTCGGAGGCGCGCTGGTGTTCGGGGTGACCGCGCTGGTGCTGGCGTTCACCACGGACTGGGGCGATGACGAGGCCACGGCAACCGAGTCCGCGCGTGTCCGGCTGCGCTTCGACGGCGGGGTAGACCGCAACGGCTTCGACTTCCGGCTGCAGGGGGCGTTCTGA
- a CDS encoding putative metal-binding motif-containing protein, with amino-acid sequence MWKMVLACAWLGAVGCSGLDAAPAGGAAVSLVSAGPDGALYRLENARFRVRGPSDVDFNTADFPAESVHSFQLPPGDYQVTLRSGWTLVRSAGDEHDGPVAASLVSMNPMTIRVESNAVAGVRFVFQVEDVNVIFEPGQLDVGVDVIFPDAGVPPVSTCLVDAECDTGLFCLGTSRCDPTAAGADARGCVAGQSPCDVGEVCDEVQDACVPPLLCEAPVRTCATDAECGATGDLCADQHSCDPSSPAADARGCVTTPGCSRESCNPAVGCRQCTSDAGCSYCRGEVCDPSDPAANAAGCVVGPGPTPNDECRSRLGYCWEGTHTCRVFAEAAERCRDDGDCGGWCHGSRCEPTNINSDPRGCVAGPDYTAICATLNSGPHCIEHLRRCGNCGERTDPNTGETLPADPALSDHDGDGFASVVCGGPDCDDTDPRRFGSAQEICDFEGVDEDCDPSTVGDTDLDGDGYVSSACRNVFPAAPWLNQQGDDCDDELASVYPGAAELCNHRDDDCDGLIDEDASAPLYRDVDGDGFGDASCTFAGCWNDPGFVTNAFDCDDSNAALTPGTGTCLDATHVGLCSRGVVSSVSCASGERCRTGVDGVGRCQ; translated from the coding sequence ATGTGGAAGATGGTTCTGGCCTGCGCCTGGCTCGGCGCGGTCGGTTGTTCGGGACTAGACGCAGCTCCAGCGGGCGGCGCAGCCGTCTCACTCGTGAGCGCTGGGCCTGACGGCGCGCTCTATCGACTCGAGAACGCGCGTTTTCGGGTGCGAGGTCCGAGCGACGTGGACTTCAACACGGCGGACTTCCCAGCCGAGTCCGTGCACAGCTTCCAGCTCCCTCCCGGCGACTACCAGGTCACGCTCCGCTCGGGGTGGACGCTGGTGCGCTCGGCTGGTGACGAGCACGACGGCCCGGTCGCGGCGTCGCTCGTCTCCATGAACCCCATGACGATCCGGGTCGAGTCCAACGCCGTCGCGGGTGTGCGCTTCGTCTTTCAGGTGGAGGACGTGAACGTCATCTTCGAGCCCGGACAGCTGGACGTGGGCGTGGACGTCATCTTCCCCGACGCGGGGGTGCCGCCTGTCTCCACGTGCCTGGTGGACGCCGAGTGCGACACGGGGCTGTTCTGCCTCGGCACGTCGCGCTGTGACCCCACGGCTGCGGGAGCGGACGCTCGCGGCTGCGTGGCCGGACAGAGCCCGTGCGACGTGGGTGAGGTCTGCGACGAAGTGCAGGATGCGTGTGTCCCGCCGCTCCTCTGCGAGGCCCCCGTGCGCACGTGCGCGACCGACGCCGAGTGCGGGGCCACGGGTGACCTCTGCGCTGACCAGCACAGCTGTGACCCATCCTCGCCGGCTGCGGACGCGCGTGGCTGCGTGACGACCCCGGGGTGCTCGCGCGAGTCCTGCAACCCGGCCGTCGGCTGCCGGCAGTGCACCAGCGACGCCGGATGCAGCTACTGCCGAGGCGAGGTCTGCGACCCGAGCGATCCCGCGGCCAACGCGGCAGGCTGCGTCGTCGGACCGGGTCCCACGCCCAACGACGAGTGCAGGAGCCGCCTCGGCTACTGCTGGGAGGGGACGCACACCTGCCGCGTGTTCGCCGAGGCCGCCGAACGCTGCCGCGACGATGGCGACTGCGGCGGCTGGTGTCACGGCTCTCGTTGCGAGCCGACGAACATCAACTCGGATCCGCGCGGGTGCGTGGCGGGCCCGGACTACACCGCCATCTGCGCGACGCTGAACTCTGGTCCGCACTGCATCGAGCACCTGCGCCGCTGCGGCAACTGTGGGGAGCGGACCGACCCCAACACGGGTGAGACGCTGCCGGCAGACCCGGCGCTCTCCGATCACGATGGGGATGGCTTCGCCTCCGTCGTCTGTGGTGGACCCGACTGCGACGACACCGATCCGCGTCGTTTCGGGAGCGCACAAGAGATCTGCGACTTCGAGGGCGTCGACGAGGACTGCGACCCCAGCACGGTCGGCGACACCGACCTCGATGGCGACGGGTACGTCTCGTCCGCGTGTCGCAACGTGTTCCCCGCTGCGCCGTGGCTCAATCAGCAGGGGGACGACTGCGACGACGAGCTCGCCAGCGTGTATCCGGGCGCTGCCGAGCTCTGCAACCACCGCGACGACGACTGCGACGGGCTCATCGACGAGGATGCGTCGGCGCCGCTGTACCGAGACGTCGACGGCGACGGCTTCGGGGATGCGTCCTGCACGTTCGCGGGGTGCTGGAACGATCCTGGCTTCGTCACCAACGCCTTCGACTGCGACGACAGCAACGCGGCGCTCACGCCCGGGACCGGCACGTGTCTCGACGCCACGCACGTCGGACTGTGCTCGCGAGGCGTCGTCTCCTCGGTGAGCTGCGCCAGCGGCGAGCGGTGTCGGACCGGCGTCGACGGAGTGGGGCGCTGTCAATGA
- a CDS encoding M48 family metallopeptidase: MNPAPVDYLGGYPEELRDKALRARREGTLERRLLERYPLGHEITTNAALYDFAQGIKREHLRSSPPLAKVRYHDKLSTLHKAFGLHTYAVRVQGANLKSQNEIRIASLFKELPLAFLRMVVVHELAHLRHKEHDKAFYRLCQHMEPDYLRHELDLRLLLFARQPDQA, encoded by the coding sequence ATGAACCCGGCGCCCGTCGACTACCTGGGTGGCTACCCGGAGGAGCTGCGCGACAAGGCGCTTCGGGCGCGGCGCGAGGGCACGCTCGAGCGTCGCCTGCTGGAGCGCTACCCGCTGGGCCACGAGATCACCACCAACGCGGCCCTCTACGACTTCGCGCAGGGCATCAAGCGCGAGCACCTGCGCAGCTCCCCTCCGCTGGCGAAGGTGCGCTACCACGACAAGTTGAGCACGCTCCACAAGGCGTTCGGGCTGCACACCTACGCCGTGCGCGTGCAGGGCGCGAACCTCAAGAGCCAGAACGAGATCCGCATCGCGAGCTTGTTCAAGGAGCTGCCGCTCGCGTTCCTGCGCATGGTCGTGGTGCACGAGCTCGCGCACCTGCGCCACAAGGAGCACGACAAGGCGTTCTACCGGCTGTGCCAGCACATGGAGCCGGACTACCTGCGCCACGAGCTCGACCTGCGGCTGCTGCTCTTCGCGCGGCAGCCCGATCAAGCGTAG
- a CDS encoding pyridoxal phosphate-dependent aminotransferase, producing the protein MGAFRNVPRTGVIYVTVEAQKRGFQLGAEGWCNLGQGQPETGPLPGAPPRVTSVPVGADDLDYAPVPGIPELRAAVANLYNELFRKGKASQYGPENVAICGGGRVSIMRACAAIAPVHLGHFLPDYTAYEELLDVFRRFQPIPILLDPAQGYEFTADDLRREVMGRGLGAILMSNACNPTGKLVHGEALRAWVDAARELDCALLMDEFYSHYVWVGDKPIVSAAEYVDDVNRDPIVVFDGLTKNWRYPGFRTTWVLGPKTFIESVASAGSFLDGGAVAPMQRAAVELVQVAPTLAETEAIRSTFIKKRDRLVSGLRELGITFAVEPEGTFYAWGDLSALPESIRHGEDFFKAALEHKVICVPGHFFDVNPGKRRMGRPSRFRHHVRFSFGPDMEVIETALARLGEMIRSHR; encoded by the coding sequence ATGGGGGCCTTTCGCAACGTGCCCCGCACAGGCGTCATCTACGTTACCGTGGAGGCCCAGAAGCGGGGCTTCCAGCTGGGCGCCGAGGGATGGTGCAACCTCGGACAAGGGCAGCCCGAGACGGGGCCGCTTCCCGGCGCGCCGCCTCGCGTGACCAGCGTCCCGGTGGGCGCGGACGACCTCGACTACGCCCCGGTGCCAGGCATCCCCGAGCTGCGCGCGGCCGTCGCCAACCTGTACAACGAGCTCTTTCGCAAGGGGAAGGCCTCGCAGTACGGCCCCGAGAACGTTGCCATCTGCGGCGGCGGGCGGGTGTCCATCATGCGCGCCTGTGCGGCCATCGCGCCGGTGCATCTGGGACACTTCCTGCCGGACTACACGGCCTACGAAGAGCTGCTGGACGTGTTCCGGCGCTTCCAGCCCATCCCCATCCTGCTGGACCCCGCGCAGGGCTACGAGTTCACGGCCGACGACCTGCGGCGCGAGGTGATGGGGCGCGGGCTGGGCGCCATCCTGATGAGCAACGCGTGCAACCCCACGGGCAAGCTGGTGCACGGCGAGGCCCTACGCGCCTGGGTCGACGCGGCGCGCGAGCTGGACTGCGCGCTGCTCATGGACGAGTTCTACTCGCACTACGTGTGGGTGGGGGACAAGCCCATCGTCAGCGCGGCGGAGTACGTCGACGACGTCAACCGCGACCCCATCGTCGTCTTCGACGGGCTCACCAAGAACTGGCGCTACCCGGGCTTCCGCACCACGTGGGTGCTGGGCCCCAAGACGTTCATCGAGTCCGTCGCGAGCGCGGGCTCGTTCCTGGACGGCGGCGCGGTGGCCCCCATGCAGCGCGCCGCGGTGGAGCTGGTGCAGGTCGCGCCGACGCTGGCCGAGACCGAGGCCATCCGCAGCACGTTCATCAAGAAGCGCGACCGCTTGGTGTCGGGCCTGCGCGAGCTGGGGATCACCTTCGCCGTGGAGCCCGAGGGCACCTTTTACGCGTGGGGCGACCTCAGCGCGCTGCCCGAGTCCATCCGCCACGGTGAGGACTTCTTCAAGGCCGCGCTCGAGCACAAGGTCATCTGCGTGCCCGGGCACTTCTTCGATGTGAACCCCGGCAAGCGGCGCATGGGCCGGCCCAGCCGCTTCCGGCACCACGTGCGCTTCTCGTTCGGGCCCGACATGGAGGTCATCGAGACGGCCCTCGCGCGTCTGGGCGAGATGATCCGCAGCCACCGCTGA